The genomic stretch ATCAAGATATTTTTTGATTTTTTCCATAAATAACTCTCCATATTTCTTGTACTTAACTTCTCCCACTCCACTTATATTTAACATTGTATTTTCGGTCATAGGATAATATTTACACATTTCTTTTAAAGTACTATCATGAAAAACTATATATGGTGGAACATTTTCTTCTTCTGATATCTTTTTTCTTAATGAACGTAAAATGCCAAAAAGTTCGCTATCACTGCTGACCTTTTGTTGTTCTTTTTCAAGGCGTTGATAAACTTCTTCTTCCCCTTTTAAAACCTGATAAGATTTTTGATTTAATTCTAAAACTGGATATTTACCACCTGATTGACTTAAAAATTTATCAGCAATCAGCAAATTTATCATATCTTTTATAGCTTTTATAGTATATTCTGACATAATTCCATATGTTGAAACCTCATTTAAATTATTCTTTAGTACTTTTTTACTTTTAGAACCTGCCAGCACTTTAGCCGTAACAGACATTCCCCATCTTTCATTTAATCTATATACACATGACAAAATCTTTTGAGCTTTTACTGTAATATCAACCTGTTCTCGCTCATCATTACAGTTACTGCAGTTATCACAATAATCTAGATTTTGATCATCATCAAAATAATCTAGAATATATCCTCGCAGACACTTTGAGGTATGACAATAATCAACCATCTCCTTTAATTTATTCAAATGTTTTTCTTTCCTATCCTGACTGGTTTCAGTTTGATCAATAAGAAATTTTTGAATGTGTTTATCATGAGGAGCATAAAGCAAAATACAATCAGCTGGCTCGCCATCTCGTCCTGCTCTACCTGCTTCTTGATAATATGATTCAATGTTTTTTGGCATATTATAATGAATTACATAACGGACATTAGACTTGTCTATTCCCATTCCAAAAGCATTTGTTGCAATGACAATATTAATATTATCATACAAAAAATCTTCTTGAGCTTCTTCACGCTCCTGATCAGATAATCCAGCATGATAACGACCAGTTTTATAACCTGCTTCTGATAAAAGTTTATCTATTCTATCAACCTCTTTTCTTGTAGCAGTATATATTATCCCAGGCACATCATTATTAACAGCAACATAATCTAAAATAAATTGATCTTTATCAATACCTCTTCTAAGTTTAAAAGATAAATTCTCTCGATCAAAACCTGTAGTATAGACATTAGGTTTAATCATACTTAACTGCTTACTGATATCTTCCTTTACTTCTGGAGTTGCAGTAGCAGTAAAAGCTGAGATTACAGGTCTATTAGAAAATTGATTTATTATTTTAGAAATATATAAATAACTGGGTCTAAAATCATGTCCCCATTGTGATACACAATGTGCTTCATCAATAGCCACCATTGAAATATTAATTGTTTCTAATAAACTAAGAAACTTCGAAGATTTTAACCTTTCTGGCGCAACATAAAGCAGTTTATATTTTCCCTTAGCTGTTTGCTGAAAACGTTCCTCCACTTCACTATAATTAATAGAACTATTTATATATGTTGCAGCCATTCCCATTCCTTCTAAAGCATCTACCTGATCTTTCATAAGTGAAATCAAAGGAGATATAACAATCGTAACTCCAGAAAAAATAACTGCCGGTATTTGATAACACAATGACTTTCCTGAACCAGTAGGCATAATTGCTACCGTATCTTTTTTATTTAAAATACTTTCAATAACTTCTTTTTGACCTTCTTTAAATTTTTGAAACCCATAATACTTTTTCAATATCTTTTTAGCTTTTTCTAACATTAATAAAGTCTCCTTAAATATTATATTCCCCTTTTAAAACCTCATAAGTTATAACTTCCTGGGGAATTCGCAGATTATTTTCCCATAAATATTTTATTGTCTCTCTAAAATTCTTGTCTTTTTTGACCTTAAATTCTTTTAAAATAGTATCTAAAACAACTTTGTTTTTATTTTGTTCAGTTTTTATTTCATAACCTTTGTTACCTCTTTTTATCATTTCTCTATAAAATTCTTTAAATAACTGCAAATTAAAGTCTTCATATTTCTCTTTAAGAAAATGATAAATTGAAAAACCAGCAGGGTCTATATCACCTACATAATAAATTTCAACTTCATTTATGTCAGCTATTTCCTTCAGAAAAGAAAGGCTTTTTACGATATGTTTACCTGAACCATAAATTAAAGTATCAGGAGAAAAAGAAAACAGGGGAATGTCATCACTTAATGCTCTTTTACAACTTATAAAAATAGAATGATTCTCTAGAATAAGTACTTTTTTTATCTTAATATTGTTTTTCCAATAAACAAACATCTGGCTATATTTTTCCGCTTTCAAGTCAGCAAGGGAAAGTTTTAATCTCCTCAAAAATCTTCTGCCTTCTTTTCTTGACAAAAATTTTTCATCATCAAAAAGTTCTAGGGATCTTTCCTCACGGCTGGCCCATTCTCGTTCATCTTTTTCTTTAAGAAACAGATAAACTTTCTTAAGCTTTTCCAGAAGTTTAGTATTTTGCAAATCTGGTCTTTTTAAATAATAGCTTAAATCCAGTTTTGAAGAAAGACAGAATATTTCTCTTTTATCCCATTTTTCTTTTTTATCTTTAACTAACTCCCACCTCTTTTTTAAAGGTGGATTCCTATCATTTAAAGAAGAACTTTTTATGGCTCTAATTTCATCAGCTTTTTCTTTATCTTTTAAAAGTTTATATAAAGTTTTATAGCCCCCTATTTTTGAATAAGCTTCAACCCCATTAACCTTTTTTATAATATAATTTTTAAGATCATTTAAATAAAATCTTTTCCTATGACTTAATTTATCTTTTTTGAATTGTTTAAATATATCAGAAAAATATTCTTTATTTTCCTGTAACTTTTTCATTATAAATCACCTTTTAAGATCCTCTTCTTCAGATATTCCCTCTGCATTCTGAGCAAAGGTTTAAAATCTAAATATATTCATTAATCATATTATAACATATGTTTTTAAGATTATTAATTCTGTTCTCGATTTAAAAAATGCTCAATATATTTTTAATTATAACAAATTCTAGACCAATTATAATTATACAGGTAATTAAAAAAACTTTTAATTTAAATTCCCCAAATATATCCTTGAAAAAATTGCCCTTAAAAAGAGAATAAATATCTGGTATAACAGAATACTTAACAGATTCTTTTAAATCATCTTTATCTATGAAAATTTTTCGATAAATCAACTTGAATAATGGAATATTTAAAAATAATAATATTAAAATTAAAATAAATTTCATTTTTATTCCTCCTCGAATTTTTTTATTAAAATTATTTCTTTCTTACCATATATTTATATATAAAACATATTTTCCCTTGAAAAATTCTCAATTTAATTTTCTTATAAAAAAAACCGCAGTTGCAAAATTACAACTGCAGTTCATAAACTTCTCTATCTAAATTTTTTCATCAACTTCTTTTAACACGTTCACCATAAATAACCTCTCCTTCAACTACACCTTTACCATTCTCATCATCATTAATTTCTAAAGCCCAAAAGACTGGGAACCTTCTGCTGATCTCAGTTTTGACAATTTCAGGAGCAGCAAAGGCAACAATTTGGAAGTTAAGTTTATTGGCTATTTCAAAAACTGGATCTAAGACATGTGCAGCAGAAGCTTTACCAAATGGGTTATCTAGCAACATAACTGTCCAGGGATTAGACTGAGCTAAACTTTGTTTTTTATAATTTAATAACATCATCATCATAAAAGCATTAATTGAAAGTGATTGACCTCCACTACCTTCAGGACTATCCCCTTTTCCTTTAATTACTGCTTCCCAATCATCATAATGATAGTCTTTTGGTCTAGCATATGAAAATTCATTTTTCTCAGTCATTTTATATACCTGTAATTTAGGGTATTGCCCTCTTATGACTCGAGAAAAAAGTGCTGCATCTCCAGTATATTTTTCTAATTCTGATTCTGTCATCTTATTAATATCTTTTTCTTCAAAATCATCTATAACCTCAAGAAAATATTCTTCTAACTCAGGTATAATATCCTCTTCTCTTTCTGGCAAAAAATCATCTCTTTTAAGTCTAACTAGAGGAAAACTGTGGCCATTTTGATTATGATAGACCATATTACTTATCATATCTTTCATAGAATTAACTAATCTAATAATATGTATGGCCGATCTTTCTGCCCATTGTTTTTTTGCTTCTTCTGCTTCCTCTTTATCATCTTTCATTTTCTTTAATTCATGATTTAAATATTCCTTAAAACTATTTAAAACTTCATAATTAAAATTATAATTATCCACTATGAATTCTTCTAATATTTTCTCTTTAATACTTGATTTAAGTTTATTATTTTCCACTCTTTCG from Halanaerobiales bacterium encodes the following:
- a CDS encoding Wadjet anti-phage system protein JetD domain-containing protein — translated: MKKLQENKEYFSDIFKQFKKDKLSHRKRFYLNDLKNYIIKKVNGVEAYSKIGGYKTLYKLLKDKEKADEIRAIKSSSLNDRNPPLKKRWELVKDKKEKWDKREIFCLSSKLDLSYYLKRPDLQNTKLLEKLKKVYLFLKEKDEREWASREERSLELFDDEKFLSRKEGRRFLRRLKLSLADLKAEKYSQMFVYWKNNIKIKKVLILENHSIFISCKRALSDDIPLFSFSPDTLIYGSGKHIVKSLSFLKEIADINEVEIYYVGDIDPAGFSIYHFLKEKYEDFNLQLFKEFYREMIKRGNKGYEIKTEQNKNKVVLDTILKEFKVKKDKNFRETIKYLWENNLRIPQEVITYEVLKGEYNI
- the recQ gene encoding DNA helicase RecQ, encoding MLEKAKKILKKYYGFQKFKEGQKEVIESILNKKDTVAIMPTGSGKSLCYQIPAVIFSGVTIVISPLISLMKDQVDALEGMGMAATYINSSINYSEVEERFQQTAKGKYKLLYVAPERLKSSKFLSLLETINISMVAIDEAHCVSQWGHDFRPSYLYISKIINQFSNRPVISAFTATATPEVKEDISKQLSMIKPNVYTTGFDRENLSFKLRRGIDKDQFILDYVAVNNDVPGIIYTATRKEVDRIDKLLSEAGYKTGRYHAGLSDQEREEAQEDFLYDNINIVIATNAFGMGIDKSNVRYVIHYNMPKNIESYYQEAGRAGRDGEPADCILLYAPHDKHIQKFLIDQTETSQDRKEKHLNKLKEMVDYCHTSKCLRGYILDYFDDDQNLDYCDNCSNCNDEREQVDITVKAQKILSCVYRLNERWGMSVTAKVLAGSKSKKVLKNNLNEVSTYGIMSEYTIKAIKDMINLLIADKFLSQSGGKYPVLELNQKSYQVLKGEEEVYQRLEKEQQKVSSDSELFGILRSLRKKISEEENVPPYIVFHDSTLKEMCKYYPMTENTMLNISGVGEVKYKKYGELFMEKIKKYLD